The following nucleotide sequence is from Agromyces sp. SYSU T00194.
GGTCGAGCCCGAGGCGCACCCGTCGGCCGTGCCGCTCGAACTGGTCGAGGCGTACGGCACCGAGGTCGCGCTGCCCACGTCGGGCGCCGAGGCCCTCGCCGCCGCGATCGTGCCGCACGCCGACGCGGCCCTGTCGTGGGCCGAATGGTCGCACGAGGCCTACCGGTCGGCGTCGTCGACCCATCGCGGCGACGCCTACCGCGCCTACGCCGGCACCATCGCCGAGCACGAGCGCGAGGTGGGCCGGCGGGCCCACTCGTTCGAGCTGAACGTCGAGGTCCTGCCGCTCGCGGAGCGCGGCATCTGGTGGATCGGCTCGCTCACGGTCGCGGTCACCGACACGTTGCGCTCCGATGCGGCGGCCTTCGACGAGGCGCTGCACCCGATCATCGCCGAGCTCGCCTGAGGCGGCGCCCCGGGGCATCCGCCCGCCCCTGCCCGCCGTGGCAGACTCGACCGCATGAGCATCTGGTTCGCCGGCGAACACCCCTCGGCCGAATGGGTCGACTCCCGCTGCGACGACACCGCGATCCGCGCGCTCGGCATCGAGATCACCGGGTTCACCGACGACTCGATCCTGGGGCGGATGCCCGTGGACGGACGCACCCGCCAACCCGGCGGGGTGCTGCACGGCGGCGCATCCGTGCTGCTCGCCGAGACCCTCGCGAGCTGGGGCTCGTCGTTCACGGTCGACCCGGAGCGCCACTACTGCGTCGGCATGGAGATCAACGCGAACCACACGCGCCCCGTCGCGGGCGGCTGGGTGCACGGCGAGGCGCGGCCGATCACGCGCGGCCGCACGACCCAGGTCTGGGACATCCGCATCACCGACGAGCAGGACCGGCTCGTCTGCGTGTCGCGGTGCACGATCGCCGTGCTGTCGGGTCCGTCGCAATACTGACGCCGGGGCCGCGCGTCCGGGCTATCGTGGCCCCGTGAAGCCGTTCGTCCTCCTCGCGACGCGCGCCGAGGACGTGCCCGCCGACGAGGAGTACGCCCTCTTCCTGCGCGGCACCGGACTCGAGGAGCGCGACCTCGTGCGCGTGCGCCTCGAGGCGGAGCCCATGCCGCCGATCGACCTCGACGCGATTTCCGGCATCATCGTCGGCGGCGGCCCGTTCAACGCCTCCGACCCGCCCGAGCGCAAGTCGGCCGTGCAGCATCGCGTCGAGGCCGAGTTCGCGACGCTGCTCGACGAGGTCGTCGCACGCGACTTCCCCTTCCTCGGCGCCTGCTACGGGGTCGGCACCCTCGGGGCGCACCAGGGCGCCGTGATCGACCGGGTCCACGCCGAGAAGATCGGCGTCGTGCCCGTGAGCCTCACCGGCCCCGGGGCATCCGACCCGATCTTCGACGGCATGCCCGAGACGTTCAACGCCTTCGTGGGGCACAAGGAGGCCGCGCGCGTGCTGCCCGCCTCGGCGACGCTGCTCGCCTCCTCGCCCGCCTGCCCCGTGCAGGCCTTCCGGGTCGGCGCGAACGTCTACGCCACCCAGTTCCACCCCGAGCTCGACCTCCCCGGCATCGAGGTGCGCATCCGCTCCTACGCGGGCTACGGCTACTTCGAGGACCACGAGATCGAGCTCACCCTCGCGTCGGTGCGACGGGCGCCCGTGTCGGAGCCGAGCCGCATGCTGCGGACCTTCGTGGAGCGCTACGCGCGGTAGCCGCGGTGCGGGCCGCCGCGCACCCGCCGGCCACCCGTCGGCCGTCCGTCGGCCACCCAGACTTCACCCACCGACGGTGTGCGAGGATTGCCCTGTCCGATCCGGGCACTCGCACCTCCCACACCCCTGGAGACACGCCACGCATGTGCGGCATCGTCGGAATCGTCTCAGCCGAGCCGGTCAACC
It contains:
- a CDS encoding hotdog fold thioesterase, translating into MSIWFAGEHPSAEWVDSRCDDTAIRALGIEITGFTDDSILGRMPVDGRTRQPGGVLHGGASVLLAETLASWGSSFTVDPERHYCVGMEINANHTRPVAGGWVHGEARPITRGRTTQVWDIRITDEQDRLVCVSRCTIAVLSGPSQY
- a CDS encoding zinc-binding alcohol dehydrogenase, with the protein product MPSGGTPSWVIRENASRSVLLALYLREVLGIASPTELPRLRDLGTVTPADRAVDAQDELEREWRAWWMMTVEPEAHPSAVPLELVEAYGTEVALPTSGAEALAAAIVPHADAALSWAEWSHEAYRSASSTHRGDAYRAYAGTIAEHEREVGRRAHSFELNVEVLPLAERGIWWIGSLTVAVTDTLRSDAAAFDEALHPIIAELA
- a CDS encoding glutamine amidotransferase, with the protein product MKPFVLLATRAEDVPADEEYALFLRGTGLEERDLVRVRLEAEPMPPIDLDAISGIIVGGGPFNASDPPERKSAVQHRVEAEFATLLDEVVARDFPFLGACYGVGTLGAHQGAVIDRVHAEKIGVVPVSLTGPGASDPIFDGMPETFNAFVGHKEAARVLPASATLLASSPACPVQAFRVGANVYATQFHPELDLPGIEVRIRSYAGYGYFEDHEIELTLASVRRAPVSEPSRMLRTFVERYAR